One Ricinus communis isolate WT05 ecotype wild-type chromosome 1, ASM1957865v1, whole genome shotgun sequence DNA window includes the following coding sequences:
- the LOC8270819 gene encoding LOW QUALITY PROTEIN: alpha-glucan water dikinase 2 (The sequence of the model RefSeq protein was modified relative to this genomic sequence to represent the inferred CDS: deleted 1 base in 1 codon; substituted 4 bases at 4 genomic stop codons): protein MYLEKLISMLIGWLAKLMGGLNWFIPTDKSSGTTSYKQGALETSFAKRHSGEFYVINIAVQDPKLRAIEFVLKDGCSNRWMKLNNGNSRVDLPNHDENTIHPPVSKDLIQHKVYLIWESKDRRVSTAEQQKHDYDDAMRALQNQLIRGTFLNDLQSSCISASTNTKALNTSRGQSSCVPSSYYRRRHMDQXLHKHSVGHERSTNMPFSAFMDLIQKTTGGDKIVTRKSHHISNYEIWSNSNPTIKWLLDEIYPRENEADSSLMHRFNIVTELMEHCKFEGESGLIGILVWLRFMAXRHLTRNKKYNVKPSEISEAQDKFTNLLQNIYLCQPKDREIMRLIMLCVGCGGQGDVGQRIHDKILVIXRNNDCXTDMMDEWHQKFQNNSIPDDVMICEAVHSGVNFESAMKLVWVLLRANNFTSSCRFTFVGVGVRSLKLRVSVGKIEGYP from the exons ATGTATCTCGAGAAGCTAATCAGTATGCTGATTGGTTGGCTGGCCAAGCTTATGGGAGGGCT CAATTGGTTTATCCCTACTGATAAATCTTCAGGAACAACATCTTATAAGCAAGGTGCATTGGAGACATCATTTGCAAAG AGGCATAGTGGAGAATTCTATGTAATTAATATTGCGGTGCAGGATCCTAAGCTTCGTGCTATAGAATTTGTTCTGAAAGATGGCTGCTCCAATAGATG GATGAAGTTGAACAATGGCAATTCCCGAGTTGATCTACCTAATCATGATGAAAATACTATCCATCCACCTGTATCAAAGGATCTGATACAACACAAGGTATATCTAATCTGGGAAAGCAAAGACAGACGAGTGAGCACTGCAGAACAACAAAAG CATGATTATGATGATGCTATGAGAGCGCTCCAAAATCAGCTGATTAGAGGAACTTTTTTGAATGACTTACAGAGTAGTTGCATATCTGCAAGTACCAATACCAAAGCACTCAATACTAGT AGGGGGCAATCTAGTTGTGTACCTTCTTCATATTATAGAAGACGTCATATGGATCAGTGATTGCATAAGCATTCTGTGGGCCATGAAAGAAGCACCAATATGCCATTTTCTGCTTTTATGGATCTTATACAGAAAACTACTGGAGGAGATAAAATAGTTACAAGGAAAAGTCATCACATCAGTAACTATGAGATATGGTCA AACAGTAATCCCA CTATCAAATGGTTACTTGATGAAATATATCCTAGAGAAAATGAGGCTGACAGCTCATTGATGCACAG GTTCAACATTGTAACGGAATTGATGGAGCATTGTAAATTTGAAGGGGAATCAGGCCTTATAGGCATATTGGTGTGGTTGAGGTTCATGGCATGAAGGCATCTCACAAGGAACAAAAAATACAATGTCAAACCTAG TGAAATCAGTGAAGCTCAGGATAAGTTCACCAATTTACTTCAAAACATATACCTGTGCCAGCCGAAAGATAGAGAAATTATGAGACTAATAATGCTGTGTGTTGGATGCGGCGGTCAAGGTGATGTTGGGCAGAGAATCCATGATAAAATACTAGTGATTTAG AGAAACAATGATTGCTAGACTGACATGATGGATGAATGGCATCAAAAGTTTCAAAATAACAGTATCCCAGATGATGTGATGATTTGTGAG GCTGTTCACTCAGGTGTTAACTTTGAATCTGCCATGAAACTTGTTTGGGTCCTTCTAAG GGCTAACAATTTCACAAGTTCATGCAGATTTACTTTTGTTGGTGTCGGTGTGCGGTCCCTAAAATTAAGG GTCTCCGTAGGGAAGATCGAAGGGTATCCCTGA